ACCAACCAACCCAAGGACTTTTTAGGGGCGCTACGTCATAGCCCTAATCAACCCGCCCTCATTGCTGAGGTGAAAAAGGCATCCCCCAGTAAAGGGGTTATTCGTGCTGATTTTGACCCCGGTGCGATCGCCTCTGCTTACCAACAAGGGGGCGCGGCTTGTCTATCTGTATTAACTGACAAAAAATTTTTTCAGGGTAGTTTTGAAAACCTTGCCATGGTTAGAAACACCGTCAATTTACCCCTACTGTGTAAAGAATTTGTCATCTACCCCTATCAAATATACCTCGCTAGGCTCAACGGAGCTGACGCTGTCTTACTCATTACCGCCATTCTCAAAGATAGTGACATTAAATATTTTCTGAAAATTATCGAAGGATTAGGCATGACAGCCTTAATTGAAGTTCATACTCTCTCAGAATTAGATCGAGTATTAGCCATTGAGGGAGTGAAGTTAATTGGTATTAATAATCGCAACCTTGAAGATTTTACCGTTACCCTCGATACCACCAAAGATATTCTCGCCCAAAGGGCAGATATTATTAAGGAAAAAGATATAACCATTGTCAGTGAATCGGGTTTATATACCAAAGAGGATTTACAGTTTGTACAACAAGCCGGGGCAAACGCCGTATTAATCGGTGAATCTTTGGTAAAACAAGACAACATCACTGCGGCAGTGCAAAATCTTTATTAAGCTATACTTCCCCGTTTTCGGGCTTCTTTATAAGAAACGCCCACATTTCGCACCCCATATCTTAACATTTGATCTTCGATGAGGGAAAAAAATTGGGTGCGATCGCCCCCTTTCACCACCGCCAAATTATGGGCTTCGGCTAAGGCTACGGGATAACCAAAACCTTTATCAATTTGAGTCAGGGTAATACTAAGGGCTTGATTTAACAATTCTGAATCCTCTGCTATCCACTGTGGAAACTCTATTCTAGCCACCTCTGCACCCCCATGGAGGTAACAAAAATGGGTTTTTTGACTTTCAGGGTAAAAATCCAGAATACGGCTGTTACTGCGAAAAATAGCACTTCTTTGGCGAGGTTGTAAAATTTTTTGCCATAAACTACTATCCCTGAGGGGTTCTACTTTTTGACAAGGATTTTTTTCATTGTCCAATGAGCAGTAATTATTACAATTAGGTACATCGTAGGGACAAGCCATGAGGCGCAAAAAGCTGATTGCTTCGGTACTACGGGAAGCGCTGATATAGCCCACGATGGGGATTTTACTTTCCCTTAATTGTTCCCATGATTCAATGACAGGGTTTAATATCTCCTCTCTGGCTTCGGTGGGCAGGGTATCTAAAAACCAAAAAGCCAACGAACCATCTGTCATGGCTAAATTCGGGACATTAAAATGCGCCCCTGGAGGGTTTACCCATGTACAAGCCATTTCTGTTAATATTTGGATTTCTTTTAAGGTGCGCTGGTAGCCCATCCATTCTTCGGTGCGGATGCCCCATTTCCTTGAGCCGTAAAGATCTTCTGTTTTATAGTATATTTCGGGAATGCTATCTAGTAGGGGATGGAGATTTTGTCCATAGTGAAGCATTATTCTGCCGATGTTAATCAGATAACAATAGATAATTTCATGGTGGGAGGGGGCAATTTGTGAGCCATCACTGGAAAAAACACTATGGCTGGGGGGGGCTTCTGGTATGTCTATGGCTGTATCTAATGATTCTACGGGTGTGCCAGGGGAGAATATGAGGCGATCGCACCATAATTCCTGTGCTTTAATTAAATTATCTTGATGCTCGTTGGCTTGGAAAAAAAGTTGTTGAGCCATTTCCAATCTTTTTACACTAGCTTGGGCGTCTTTTTGCATCTGTTGCCCGATTTCTGGCATTTGTCGAGCTAATTTGGCTATGTCAAGCATTTCATTTAATGGACAATGGACAATTATCAGGTTTTAATATCTCGGTATTATACTAAATTCTGTTTTAATAATGTACTAATTAAGACAGGGAACAGGGAATGGGTAACGGGCAATAGTAATATGAAATAGAAAAAATATTGCTATAAATATAATTAACTTCAGTATTTCCCGCCTTGTAATGAATTACAAGGCTACGGATTTTTCGTTCAATAAATTGAACTTTTATGTTTGGAAATAAATGGATTCAGCACCCATAAATCTATACAAGGAATGGTCAAGGGTTTTAACCTAAATTGAGGTTAATTAGGCTGGGATTTTATTTGAGAGGTTTTATTTGTCGTAAACATTTAAGTATTTCATATAAGTTAAATATTTTCGACCATTTCTGGCTATTATATCAAGTTCGGATAATTCGTTATCAATAGATTTTATCTTCGTATCCCCACCCTGTAATAAATTACACGGCTAATGATAGTTCGTTCAATAAATTGAACTTATTGTACCTTTACTCCCTATCCCCCTTACTCCTCATTTCCAAGCCATTGCCCATTCCCTATTGCCACACTAAACTAAAAATCATACCTTAATTCACCAACGCCAATTTTTGATGTTTGCTAGTTAAAAAAGATCACCCCTAAAATTATTAAACCAAAAAGAAGGCGATACCAGACAAAAATCCAAGTTTTCTTTTTCTGTAAAAAACGAATTAACCAAGCAATGGCTAGATAGGAAAAAATTGCTGAAGATATAGTACCAACCACAAGGGGCATAATGGACTCGGCATTAACATTAACCGTTAACACATCCCTTAACTCCACCAATCCGGCGATGGTAATGGCCGGGATACCCAATAAAAAAGAAAATCTGGCGGCCGTGGAACGTTCTAAATTAATAAATAATCCTGCGGTAATAGTTGAGCCTGAGCGAGACACCCCCGGAATTAGGGCTAGGGTTTGGGCTAATCCCATCAGGATACCATCTCTAATGGAGAGGTCATCAAAATTTCTTTTCGGGTGAGAAAATTTTTCCGCCATGGCAAGGAGTATGGACATAATTATGGACGTAAGGGCGATCGCACTCAATCCCCTAACCACAGAGCTATCATAATCAGCCACAAATGCTTTAATACTTAAACCCACCACACATATAGGAATAGTACCTACAATAATACCCAAACCGATTTTAAATTCATGGGTATCATAATTTTTGGTGTGCCATGCCTTAACCATTCCTAAAGTCAGAGTTTTTAAATCTTGCCAAAAATAAGAAATAACTGCCAGAATACTACCTAACTGAATAATAGCAGTAAAAGCAACCCCAGGATCGCCCCATCCGAGCGCCATGGGTACAACCTTCAAATGAGCAGAGCTACTGATGGGTAAAAACTCCGTCATGCCTTGTACAAAACCCAAAAAAACGGCCTGAAAAAAGTTTAATGGCTGGTAATTTGTCTCAACCACCAAATTTTGGGCAACGGTTACCCCCTGACTCAATACCACAAGCATTAAGCCACCTAAAACACCAGACACCCAAGTAAAAATCGATGATTGAGACTTTATAGACATTTAATAAGTAATGAATAATTAAAAGATGGATAGACAAAGAGAAAACAGCCAATTGGACTGTCATTGTGCATTATCCATGGTGTATTGTCAATGAGTTTATTTTAAAATTTCTTTTATTTCTTGAGCAGAGGCTACATCCCCCCTTTGTTGATAAATTTCTTCTGCTTTTTTGAGCATGGTGGCGGCTTCTTCATTTCTACTTCTTTCCTTGAGAAGCATTCCTAAACGATGATAGCCATAGGGGTTTTGAGGTGCTACTTCGATAAATTGGCGATAAGCCACAATGGCCATGATATTATTTCCCTGTCTTTCTAACACCCTTGCGATACTACCATGGGCAACCACAGAGTTAGGATCTAAACTAGAAGCCCTCCGATAAGCACTTAGAGCCATTTCCCAGTCTTCGTTTTGCTCATATAACATTGCCATTTTCAAGATGACATTGGCATCACTGAGGTGATTAACGTGTAAACTTTCTAATTTTTTTAATCCCTCGGCGGCATCGCCCTGTTGAAAATAAGCAGTGGCTAATTTTACTTGTAAATCTGTATTGGTGGGAAATTTATTGATGGCTTCGGTTAAAAGGGCGATCGCACCTTCATACTTACCCTGTTGATATAAGGAAGTAGCCATCATATCATAAGCGGTTTCATTGGTTGCATTGAGGGAAACGATTTCTTGATAATGTCTTTCTACCGCCTCATGTTGTCCATTTCTGAGGGATAAAACCCCCAAAGCTAAGTGATATTCCACATTTCTAGGCTGTAATTCCAACGCCCTACCATAAGCCTGTATGGCCTCGGCTTCCTCACCATTTTTGGCTAAAGTATAACCCAAAGCCCCGTAAAAACTAGCATTATCAGGCTCTAGGGAAACCGCCCGACGATAAGCCCTAGCTGATGCAGAAAAATCACCATTACTAGCATACAAAAAGCCCATCCCTGAAAAAATACGAGCATTGGTATCATCAATACTAGAGGCTTGACGATAGGCATTAAGAGCGTTATTCAAATCTCCGTTATCAATATATTCCTTTCCTTGGGTTAGTAACTCATAAAGTTGCTCTTTTTGCTGAAAAGTAAGCTGTTTACTAACCTTCTGCTGTGCCTCGGCAGAAGACATTACGTTTAGTAATCCCATACCACCAATTACCAGTGAGAGGGTTAACTGACTCAGAAATTTTCTGTTCACTGTTCGTAAATCTCCATTTTGACTTAATGAATCTTAATATTAGCAAACCCAAAAGTCAAATGGGGGAGATTTTTTTAGTTCAAAACATTCTTCCTATGCACTCATATCCCTAACACTTTGTAATACCTACTACCTAACTTCCTGCATCAACATAGTTTTTGGCTTCCTCTGCCACGGCATCGGACTTGTCTTGTGTTAATTTTTGTAAAGCACCTTGAGCTTTTTCCCCTCCGAGTCGCCCGAGGGCTTGGGCTAGACGGTGGCGAATTTGCCAATCATCGTTATCCACAAAATTTAGAAGTAAATCGATGGCTCGGTTATCGCCTAATTCCCCTAAGGCGCTGATGGAAGCTGTTTGTAGTAAAGTATTATCGGAATTAAGAGCTTTTTCTAGTAAATCAAATCCACGGCTATCCCCCAATTCCCCTAAAGCGGCCACTATACTAAATTGGATTAACCAATCATCGGTGCTGTTATACACTTTTTCTAAATCGGGATAAGCATCCTTCATTTTCAGCCCCGCAATGGCATCGGCGGCTGCTGCCCGAACATCGGACTCTGGATCGTTATATAATCTATCTAGCAATACTTCTTTACTTTTAGCTAAATCTGCCCCTCCGAGGGTGTCTAGTTGTGACACGGCTGCATATCTCACCCTGACATTATCATCTTGAATCACAGGGATAATCAAGGCAAAAGCGTCTTGGGGGGATAGATTTCTAAGTTCATTGATGCCCCTGATGCGATCGCCAAAGTCCTCAGAATAGAGAAGTTTTTTAACTGATTCTGGTGTACTACTCATATGTATATTGTTTTATTATGGTTTGTAATCAGCACCCTTAGTAAGAGTCCGATTAATTATTGATTAAAAAAGAGTTAAAGAAATCGAAAATTAACAACAAATAAAGTGGAAATGATAAATTATAGTATCTGTTGCGTCATATTCTATAACTAATTTTCCATTACCACCATCAAAGTATTTAATTAATGACTAGCTATCTAAAGCCATAGCTTGAATAATATCCCCTTGGGTAACAATACCAACCACATTACCATCAGCATCCACTACGGGTAAACGACTAATTTTTTTCTCGTGGAGAATTTGAGCCGCCCTTTTCACAGAATCATCGGATTTTATGGTAATTGGCTTATTTGTCATAACCTCCCCTACGGTTTGCCCTAGGGCTTTATGAATATCCTTCTCATAACGATTGGGATTTTGTAAATAAATAACACTATCTAAAATCATAATATAGGGGGGTGGCTCAACTCCTGTTTCTTGCCACATTAAATCTGTTTCAGAGATTACCCCCACTAATTTATTATCCTTATCCACTACGGGTAAGCCGCTCAATTTCTTTTGGGCCAAAATAGTAATGGCATCTTTAAGGGGGGTATCAGGATTCACCGTGATGGGTGAGGGTGTCATTATATCTGCAACGGTTTTATTCATTATTTTTTGTATATAAAATATCTTATGCTCCCTTAATTTTATCAAAATCAAAGGCTTCATACGTCAAAACGGTTAAATAATTAACAAAATCATAGGGGAGATGGAGTGATGAGGAGTGAGGGAGTAGGGGTGATGGGGAGTATGGGTGATGAGGAGTATGATTAGGGTTTAGGTGACATATCATAGTTTATTAATTGTCCATAGTTTTCACTTTGACAAGACTATCAATTGGCATTGTTGATTTTGGGTATGAAGCATTATTGAATTACAGTAAATGTATAGCATTAAAACTATTATTACTATTGCCTATTGCCAAACTAAACTAAAAATCATACCTTAATTCACCAACGCCTATAAATTTGCTCTCTAACTCAGGTACTTTTACCATTTTTAAATTTCAAAGTTAGTAAAACGCTATATATATCCTTGTGGATTAAGAATTCTGGCACATTTTACTAATGATTAAAATGCTTGAGCGCCTTGAAATTCGGCTTTTTGAGCGTTGGCAGATTCTCCGCAGGTGCGAGGGGTAGGAAAGATTTTTTCGGGGTTAGCTAATCCTTTGGGGTTGAAAGCACTTCTAACATATTGCATGGTTTCTAAGTCTGCTTCGGTGAACATATCTGCCATGTAACATTTTTTATCGCTACCGATGCCATGCTCCCCTGATATGCTACCACCTACTTTGACACAAAGTTTGAGAATTTCTCCTCCTAATTCTTCTACTTTTTCAAAACTTCCTTCTTCGGCTTGGTTGTATAAAATGAGAGGATGCAAATTTCCGTCTCCTGCGTGGAAAACATTGGCGATGCGGTAGCCATATTGTTCTCCTAAGGCGTTTATTTCGCTTAATACGGAGGCTAATTGCGATCGCGGCACAACCCCATCCTGTACGAAGTAATTAGGGCTAATTTTGCCCATGGCGGCGAAGGCTGCTTTTCTGCCTTTCCATAGTTTTAGACGGGTGGGGGCATCTTCGGCGGAGGTAATGCTTCTTGCCCCACATTTTAAACAAATTTCTCCGACTTTTTCCTTGTAATTTTTGACTTCCACTTCTAAGCCGTCTAATTCTACTAAAAGAATGGCTTGGGCATCTCGGGGGTAGCATTGGGTGGCGACAATGTTTTCTACGGCGTTGATGCTAAAGTTATCCATCATTTCCATTCCTGCCGGGATAATTCCTGCTTGAATAATTTCACCTACGGCGTTTCCTGCTTCTTCTATGCTATTAAAGTCGGCTAAAACTACGGAAATAGAATCGGGGGTTTTGAGGATTTTGAGGGTGATTTCTGTGGCAATGCCTAAAGTGCCTTCTGAGCCAACAAATAATCCTGTGAGGTCATATCCTGGGGTTTCTGGTACTTTACCGCCTAGTTTTACTATATCTCCTTCTGGGGTGACGATGGTTAAACCCAATACATGGTTGGTGGTGGTGCCATATTTGAGACAGTGGACACCCCCTGAATTTTCGGCTATGTTGCCCCCAATAGAACAAATGATCTGGCTGGAGGGATCGGGGGCATAG
This sequence is a window from Cyanobacterium stanieri LEGE 03274. Protein-coding genes within it:
- a CDS encoding tetratricopeptide repeat protein, coding for MNRKFLSQLTLSLVIGGMGLLNVMSSAEAQQKVSKQLTFQQKEQLYELLTQGKEYIDNGDLNNALNAYRQASSIDDTNARIFSGMGFLYASNGDFSASARAYRRAVSLEPDNASFYGALGYTLAKNGEEAEAIQAYGRALELQPRNVEYHLALGVLSLRNGQHEAVERHYQEIVSLNATNETAYDMMATSLYQQGKYEGAIALLTEAINKFPTNTDLQVKLATAYFQQGDAAEGLKKLESLHVNHLSDANVILKMAMLYEQNEDWEMALSAYRRASSLDPNSVVAHGSIARVLERQGNNIMAIVAYRQFIEVAPQNPYGYHRLGMLLKERSRNEEAATMLKKAEEIYQQRGDVASAQEIKEILK
- a CDS encoding DNA double-strand break repair nuclease NurA, which codes for MLDIAKLARQMPEIGQQMQKDAQASVKRLEMAQQLFFQANEHQDNLIKAQELWCDRLIFSPGTPVESLDTAIDIPEAPPSHSVFSSDGSQIAPSHHEIIYCYLINIGRIMLHYGQNLHPLLDSIPEIYYKTEDLYGSRKWGIRTEEWMGYQRTLKEIQILTEMACTWVNPPGAHFNVPNLAMTDGSLAFWFLDTLPTEAREEILNPVIESWEQLRESKIPIVGYISASRSTEAISFLRLMACPYDVPNCNNYCSLDNEKNPCQKVEPLRDSSLWQKILQPRQRSAIFRSNSRILDFYPESQKTHFCYLHGGAEVARIEFPQWIAEDSELLNQALSITLTQIDKGFGYPVALAEAHNLAVVKGGDRTQFFSLIEDQMLRYGVRNVGVSYKEARKRGSIA
- the glcD gene encoding glycolate oxidase subunit GlcD produces the protein MVFSVKRNKWQSIIKQLEAVLGKKGVIKRKEELLTYECDGLPQYRQRPALVTLPKTTEEVSTIARICHENDIPWIARGAGTGLSGGALPVEDCVLIVTARMREVLEVDYENQRIVVQPGIINNWVTQTVSGAGFYYAPDPSSQIICSIGGNIAENSGGVHCLKYGTTTNHVLGLTIVTPEGDIVKLGGKVPETPGYDLTGLFVGSEGTLGIATEITLKILKTPDSISVVLADFNSIEEAGNAVGEIIQAGIIPAGMEMMDNFSINAVENIVATQCYPRDAQAILLVELDGLEVEVKNYKEKVGEICLKCGARSITSAEDAPTRLKLWKGRKAAFAAMGKISPNYFVQDGVVPRSQLASVLSEINALGEQYGYRIANVFHAGDGNLHPLILYNQAEEGSFEKVEELGGEILKLCVKVGGSISGEHGIGSDKKCYMADMFTEADLETMQYVRSAFNPKGLANPEKIFPTPRTCGESANAQKAEFQGAQAF
- a CDS encoding undecaprenyl-diphosphate phosphatase, which produces MSIKSQSSIFTWVSGVLGGLMLVVLSQGVTVAQNLVVETNYQPLNFFQAVFLGFVQGMTEFLPISSSAHLKVVPMALGWGDPGVAFTAIIQLGSILAVISYFWQDLKTLTLGMVKAWHTKNYDTHEFKIGLGIIVGTIPICVVGLSIKAFVADYDSSVVRGLSAIALTSIIMSILLAMAEKFSHPKRNFDDLSIRDGILMGLAQTLALIPGVSRSGSTITAGLFINLERSTAARFSFLLGIPAITIAGLVELRDVLTVNVNAESIMPLVVGTISSAIFSYLAIAWLIRFLQKKKTWIFVWYRLLFGLIILGVIFFN
- the nblB gene encoding phycobilisome degradation protein NblB → MSSTPESVKKLLYSEDFGDRIRGINELRNLSPQDAFALIIPVIQDDNVRVRYAAVSQLDTLGGADLAKSKEVLLDRLYNDPESDVRAAAADAIAGLKMKDAYPDLEKVYNSTDDWLIQFSIVAALGELGDSRGFDLLEKALNSDNTLLQTASISALGELGDNRAIDLLLNFVDNDDWQIRHRLAQALGRLGGEKAQGALQKLTQDKSDAVAEEAKNYVDAGS
- a CDS encoding CBS domain-containing protein, coding for MNKTVADIMTPSPITVNPDTPLKDAITILAQKKLSGLPVVDKDNKLVGVISETDLMWQETGVEPPPYIMILDSVIYLQNPNRYEKDIHKALGQTVGEVMTNKPITIKSDDSVKRAAQILHEKKISRLPVVDADGNVVGIVTQGDIIQAMALDS
- the trpC gene encoding indole-3-glycerol phosphate synthase TrpC, which codes for MRIRRQEPSPAVAVESLRYQVKVPEAEPQNILEEIVWYKEQEVEKMRDRLSLLDLRVKVNNLTNQPKDFLGALRHSPNQPALIAEVKKASPSKGVIRADFDPGAIASAYQQGGAACLSVLTDKKFFQGSFENLAMVRNTVNLPLLCKEFVIYPYQIYLARLNGADAVLLITAILKDSDIKYFLKIIEGLGMTALIEVHTLSELDRVLAIEGVKLIGINNRNLEDFTVTLDTTKDILAQRADIIKEKDITIVSESGLYTKEDLQFVQQAGANAVLIGESLVKQDNITAAVQNLY